Below is a window of Mucilaginibacter sp. PAMC 26640 DNA.
CTGTTATTACCCAGGTATATCCCAATGTGCGAAATACTGCGGCTGTGTATTTTAAAGAAAACTAAATCGCCTTCTTTTAAATCATCTTTACCAACCGGGTTAACCATGCTAAAAATATCACGTGAATTGCGCAAAATATTTAAATGGAAAACATCACTATACAATTGTTTAGTAAAGGCAGAGCAGTCAATACCATTTCTAGAACTTCCGCCAAATCGGTACGGAGTACCAATCCAATCATGTACAAAATTAAAAAGCTTCATGTTTGAAGTTGCTGATAACGCTACTCCCATAATTTGAGAAAGGTAATCCTTCGCTAAGCTTTCTTGATCATCTGCTTCAACTGCGGGGGTTGGAACACTTTTTGTTTGAGCCTGAGCGGCTAAAACGCTCATAAATAG
It encodes the following:
- a CDS encoding glycoside hydrolase, with protein sequence MKKIALAIALFMSVLAAQAQTKSVPTPAVEADDQESLAKDYLSQIMGVALSATSNMKLFNFVHDWIGTPYRFGGSSRNGIDCSAFTKQLYSDVFHLNILRNSRDIFSMVNPVGKDDLKEGDLVFFKIHSRSISHIGIYLGNNRFAHASSRGVAISSLDDAYYSRYFYKGGRMLESFKSELANSTANTDKEAN